From Weissella confusa, a single genomic window includes:
- a CDS encoding folylpolyglutamate synthase/dihydrofolate synthase family protein translates to MIELNTAADAIAYIHGRHKWKKTPSFDRINTLLDRLGHPERASKYVHVTGTNGKGSTSKMIAQLLRAAGLTVGMFTSPFILQFNERVQGNEGNIPDDILLDIMRRIAPITEALDEELSQGGPTEFETLTAMMFVYFAEHPVEVVVLEVGIGGTWDTTEVIPDKLVSVITTVGLDHMQVLGNTLAEIATQKAGIIARQRPIVTGRLPEEAQQVVTTVANSLGAPLYRLGDEFEAKMLPSQTSWGETFDFTGVHEFKQVFVDLMGNYQIDNAGVALEAASLVTDELGVPLTAEMVATALETVTWPVRFERVAEQPLTILDGAHNQHGVDALAETLRTRFADKQIHVIFGALADKNYPAMLHTLADLPNVDLHVTHFQNPGARVALDPTEAARQVTGHDVTVHESWQEAYRTIADTIGSDDMILFTGSLYFVSEVRMGWA, encoded by the coding sequence ATGATTGAACTGAACACAGCTGCGGACGCAATTGCGTATATTCATGGTCGACACAAGTGGAAGAAGACCCCTAGTTTTGATCGCATCAATACCTTGCTAGACCGTCTGGGTCACCCAGAACGTGCGTCTAAGTATGTTCATGTGACGGGAACGAATGGTAAAGGATCAACTAGCAAGATGATTGCGCAACTGTTGCGTGCGGCTGGCTTGACGGTGGGGATGTTTACGTCGCCATTTATTCTGCAATTTAACGAACGTGTGCAAGGTAACGAGGGAAATATTCCAGACGATATTTTGTTGGATATTATGCGTCGCATTGCACCAATTACTGAGGCGCTCGATGAAGAGTTGTCGCAAGGCGGTCCGACGGAATTTGAGACGCTGACGGCGATGATGTTTGTGTATTTTGCAGAGCACCCGGTCGAGGTTGTCGTTTTGGAAGTTGGTATTGGTGGTACGTGGGATACGACTGAAGTGATTCCGGATAAGCTGGTATCTGTCATTACGACAGTTGGTTTGGATCACATGCAAGTATTAGGAAATACGCTTGCTGAAATTGCGACGCAAAAGGCAGGTATCATTGCGCGTCAACGTCCAATTGTGACTGGCCGATTGCCTGAAGAAGCGCAACAAGTCGTGACAACGGTGGCCAATTCTTTAGGCGCGCCATTGTACCGTTTAGGTGACGAGTTTGAAGCCAAAATGCTACCAAGCCAAACAAGCTGGGGTGAGACGTTCGACTTCACTGGTGTTCATGAGTTTAAGCAGGTGTTTGTGGATTTGATGGGTAATTATCAAATTGATAATGCAGGGGTTGCGCTTGAAGCTGCAAGCCTAGTAACTGATGAACTGGGTGTGCCACTAACGGCTGAAATGGTAGCGACGGCCTTGGAAACGGTCACGTGGCCAGTGCGATTTGAACGTGTTGCTGAGCAACCGTTGACCATCTTGGATGGTGCCCACAATCAACATGGTGTTGATGCATTGGCTGAAACGTTGCGAACACGTTTTGCGGATAAGCAAATTCACGTCATTTTCGGGGCGTTGGCTGATAAGAATTACCCGGCAATGTTGCATACGTTGGCAGATTTGCCCAATGTCGATTTGCACGTCACGCACTTTCAAAATCCGGGTGCCCGTGTGGCCCTTGATCCAACCGAGGCTGCCCGCCAAGTAACAGGACATGATGTCACGGTCCATGAATCTTGGCAAGAAGCTTATCGCACAATCGCTGACACAATCGGCTCTGATGATATGATTTTATTCACAGGTTCGTTATATTTTGTTTCAGAAGTGCGCATGGGTTGGGCTTAG
- a CDS encoding glycosyltransferase, producing MNFFVNEGLAAQGSGIEHAQVQRGKLFRKNGQSFKIVTRVYNPNGHRDLLAWGLNDAEVINMYDYYAHTEHVPDQILTAQDVEWGGRPVAIVEPLPDTPDTYMAYEDENRTRFLGRIHVDLQHESRVTMVEVFEHFGNLFRVDSYDSRGFISRQQYIDPDGTPNTNVFVDRKGRPVIEEYLRRKAPRGSETLVMNRKHIDSQNQLAENAQMSGQEFEAKPFEAPQFVNYVSGYRLIKPNGMTYIFDSFDELTAEFVNDLNNDFFSEDKPNIFIMDRTTAADEGLLKLDRPAYIGFHLHNLHASDTRDVMTTDENNNYEFDFMHINDYQAVISAMPRQTADVVARYAPKAAPFTIPVGVVPAEIRDAERVPMADRQPNSVLMIVRRAPDKRPAAVAEALMIANQKQPGLNAHLDVYGYFDNTGNNKTNKDLLRLFDKYGLEKPTMYDEKGTETTDLNQVRRLESPVVTLHDYVTDRDELYAIHRSHQVYGLASMMEGFNISMMEAMANGMPGVSTNVNYGPNDLIIDGENGYLTKWAPEGQEDQFVTEMADRFLELFNDPEKLQAFSDAAYDHSDRYYEEAVWQAWQGLLADADKRWPAMAAQAHALSNVGVGLGGTTMTAYTLGNRSDEVTVNGISGDKYLAD from the coding sequence ATGAACTTTTTCGTTAACGAGGGCCTCGCCGCACAAGGTTCAGGAATTGAACACGCACAGGTACAACGTGGTAAGTTGTTTCGTAAGAATGGGCAATCATTCAAAATCGTAACGCGTGTATATAATCCAAACGGACACCGTGATTTGTTGGCTTGGGGATTGAACGATGCAGAAGTAATCAATATGTATGATTACTACGCGCATACTGAACATGTGCCAGATCAAATTCTGACGGCACAAGATGTTGAATGGGGTGGCCGTCCGGTGGCGATTGTTGAGCCGTTGCCAGACACGCCTGATACATACATGGCCTATGAAGACGAAAATCGTACCCGTTTCTTGGGTCGTATTCACGTTGATTTGCAACATGAATCACGTGTCACGATGGTTGAAGTATTCGAACACTTTGGTAACTTGTTCCGAGTAGATTCATATGACTCACGCGGCTTCATTTCTCGTCAACAATACATTGACCCAGATGGTACACCAAATACCAACGTCTTTGTTGATCGCAAAGGCCGTCCAGTGATCGAAGAGTATCTTCGTCGCAAGGCGCCACGCGGTTCCGAAACGTTGGTGATGAACCGTAAGCACATTGATAGTCAAAATCAATTGGCTGAAAACGCCCAAATGTCAGGCCAAGAATTTGAGGCTAAGCCATTTGAAGCGCCACAATTTGTGAACTATGTGTCAGGATATCGTTTGATTAAGCCAAATGGCATGACGTATATCTTCGATTCATTTGATGAATTGACGGCGGAATTCGTTAATGATTTGAATAACGATTTCTTCTCAGAGGATAAGCCAAATATCTTCATCATGGATCGTACGACGGCTGCTGATGAAGGATTGTTGAAGTTGGATCGTCCAGCTTACATTGGCTTCCACTTGCACAATTTGCATGCATCAGACACGCGTGACGTCATGACGACTGATGAAAATAACAACTACGAGTTTGACTTTATGCACATCAATGATTACCAAGCGGTTATTTCAGCGATGCCACGTCAAACGGCTGATGTGGTGGCACGTTATGCACCAAAGGCTGCGCCGTTCACGATTCCTGTTGGGGTTGTGCCAGCTGAAATTCGTGATGCTGAGCGTGTGCCAATGGCTGATCGTCAACCAAATTCAGTATTGATGATTGTTCGTCGCGCACCTGATAAGCGTCCCGCAGCCGTTGCTGAAGCATTGATGATTGCAAACCAAAAGCAACCTGGTTTGAATGCGCACCTTGATGTCTACGGATACTTCGATAACACGGGTAACAACAAGACGAACAAGGACTTGTTGCGTTTGTTTGATAAGTACGGACTAGAAAAGCCAACTATGTACGATGAAAAGGGCACTGAGACAACGGATTTGAATCAAGTACGTCGTTTGGAGTCACCGGTTGTAACGTTGCATGATTATGTAACTGACCGTGACGAATTGTACGCTATCCACCGTTCACACCAGGTTTATGGTTTGGCTTCAATGATGGAAGGGTTCAATATTTCAATGATGGAAGCGATGGCGAATGGTATGCCTGGTGTTTCAACGAATGTGAACTATGGTCCTAACGATTTGATTATCGACGGCGAGAATGGTTACCTAACCAAGTGGGCACCAGAAGGCCAAGAAGATCAATTCGTAACGGAAATGGCTGACCGCTTCCTTGAGTTGTTTAATGACCCTGAAAAGTTGCAAGCCTTCTCTGATGCTGCCTACGACCACAGTGATCGCTACTATGAAGAAGCGGTTTGGCAAGCTTGGCAAGGTTTGCTAGCTGATGCGGACAAGCGCTGGCCAGCAATGGCGGCACAAGCACACGCACTTTCAAATGTTGGTGTTGGCCTTGGTGGTACGACGATGACAGCCTACACGCTTGGTAATCGCAGTGATGAAGTGACGGTTAACGGCATTTCAGGCGACAAGTATTTGGCAGACTAA